In [Leptolyngbya] sp. PCC 7376, a genomic segment contains:
- a CDS encoding heme o synthase — protein MIGTSLSPRHDNFLAVVKSYYQLTKPRIIPLLLITTAASMWIASHGEIDPIKLILTMLGGTLAAASAQTLNCIYDQDIDFSMQRTRKRPIPSGRVQPRHALIFAMVLGGLSFSILAIFVNVLSACLAFSGIVFYMLVYTHWLKRHHVQNIVIGGAAGSIPPLVGWAAVTGHLDWSAWILFALIFLWTPPHFWALALMIKDDYAEVNVPMLPVVKGEEVTVNQIWIYTLITVPFSLLLVFPFHSSGLIYAIAAVWLGVIFLKKAWELKHNPFDKPLAKSMFKYSILYMMLLCTAMVVDSLPAVHNVTATVTTTLASLG, from the coding sequence ATGATTGGCACAAGCCTCTCCCCCCGTCACGACAACTTCCTTGCCGTTGTCAAAAGCTATTATCAGCTCACCAAACCCCGTATTATTCCGCTACTACTGATCACTACTGCTGCATCAATGTGGATCGCATCCCACGGTGAAATTGATCCGATTAAATTGATTTTGACGATGTTGGGGGGCACTTTAGCCGCTGCTTCTGCCCAAACCCTTAATTGCATTTATGACCAAGATATTGATTTTTCGATGCAGCGTACTCGCAAGCGTCCGATCCCCTCTGGTCGTGTACAACCGCGTCATGCCTTAATTTTTGCGATGGTGCTCGGTGGATTGTCGTTTTCGATTCTGGCAATCTTTGTAAATGTGTTGAGTGCTTGTTTGGCGTTCTCTGGCATTGTTTTTTATATGCTGGTTTATACTCACTGGCTAAAACGTCATCACGTGCAAAATATTGTGATTGGTGGTGCTGCGGGATCAATTCCTCCTCTAGTTGGCTGGGCTGCGGTCACTGGCCATTTAGATTGGTCTGCTTGGATTTTGTTTGCGCTAATTTTCCTCTGGACTCCTCCCCACTTCTGGGCTTTGGCGTTGATGATCAAAGATGATTATGCGGAAGTAAATGTACCCATGTTGCCTGTGGTCAAAGGTGAAGAGGTTACAGTCAATCAAATTTGGATTTATACGCTAATCACAGTGCCCTTCAGTTTGTTATTGGTTTTTCCATTCCATTCCTCTGGGTTGATTTATGCGATCGCCGCAGTGTGGCTCGGTGTGATTTTTCTTAAAAAAGCATGGGAATTGAAGCACAATCCTTTTGATAAGCCTCTGGCAAAGTCGATGTTTAAATATTCAATTTTGTACATGATGTTGCTTTGTACAGCGATGGTGGTGGATAGTTTACCTGCGGTACACAATGTGACTGCGACGGTGACGACAACTCTGGCCTCTCTTGGATAA